A single Ascaphus truei isolate aAscTru1 unplaced genomic scaffold, aAscTru1.hap1 HAP1_SCAFFOLD_2739, whole genome shotgun sequence DNA region contains:
- the LOC142481503 gene encoding toll-like receptor 5 translates to MLPSALLLLLLPLSSLCSTLSPSISPPSPCTSLLTQSRLVYICQAQGLRSVPSLIPPHTQVLLLAFNGISSVSQFSFPDLPLLRSLSLGAQHLAGSLSVGQSAFLHSPNLTSLDLGGNLNLRLHPEAFGGLAQLEVLLLDSNGLDETVLESGLFRDLTNLRKLDLSFNRIRRLRPDPSFFPLTSLSYLILKLNKIDSVCGEDLRSLRNRKLELLDLSSNPLHFTDSPSCSNPFRDIALGTLDVSSMDWNAEKVETFFRTISGTKVERLKMNHAAALGSGFGFHNLRDPDEDTFSGLNSSEVWALDLSHGFISQLAPRVFSAFSRLISLDLSSNKINRIRPGAFSGLGELVSLNLSGNLLGELLSPSFQVLCPTSLQALDLSSNHIGAIQYGALDGLVALETLSLRDNALTRIPSVRLPGLTLVLLSQNRISDVYGLSSFSPRTTFLDLSGNRLTDLGSLWEILELRSLRYLLLGRNRLSRCSPSYASRQVPGKGLLYLDLSDNALGGVWKSGQCKDIFQGLGQLESLNLSRNHLSSLPKDLFQGLTGLHALDLSWNDLRGLQSGAFLGLSYLRSLNLQGNSLVTLSPSFLEPLTSLESIDLSEVTFVCDCGLRELWDWMGATNVTVQLGGGTASCMLPSPTLPEPLLVTYLQENC, encoded by the coding sequence ATGCTCCCATctgccctccttctcctcctccttccactctcctccctctgttccaccctttccccctccatttccccccctagCCCCTGCACCTCTCTACTGACCCAATCCCGCCTCGTTTATATTTGCCAGGCCCAGGGCCTACGCAGCGTTCcctccctcatccctcctcacacCCAGGTCCTCTTGCTTGCCTTCAACGGCATCTCCTCTGTCTCCCAATTCTCCTTCCCcgacctccccctcctccgctctctctccctcggtGCCCAGCACTTGGCTGGCTCCCTGTCTGTTGGACAATCTGCCTTCCTCCACTCACCCAACTTGACTAGCCTTGACCTGGGAGGCAACCTCAACCTCCGCCTCCACCCTGAAGCCTTTGGGGGCCTGGCCCAACTAGAAGTCCTTCTCCTAGACTCCAATGGGCTGGATGAGACTGTCCTGGAGTCTGGCCTTTTCAGGGACCTGACCAACCTCAGGAAGCTTGACCTTTCTTTCAACCGAATCCGCCGGCTCCGGCCAGACCCTAGCTTCTTCCCTTTGACCTCCCTCTCTTATCTCATCCTGAAGCTCAACAAGATCGActcggtgtgtggggaggacctcCGGAGCCTGCGCAACAGGAAGCTGGAGCTCCTCGACCTTTCCTCCAACCCCCTTCATTTCACTGACTCGCCTTCCTGCTCCAATCCCTTTAGGGACATTGCCCTCGGGACACTGGATGTCTCCTCGATGGATTGGAATGCGGAGAAGGTAGAGACCTTCTTCAGGACCATTTCGGGCACCAAGGTGGAGCGCCTCAAAATGAATCATGCTGCCGCACTAGGGAGTGGATTTGGATTCCACAACTTGAGGGACCCAGACGAGGACACCTTCTCGGGCCTCAACTCCAGCGAAGTCTGGGCCCTGGACTTGTCCCACGGCTTCATCTCCCAGCTGGCCCCCCGGGTTTTCTCTGCTTTCTCCCGGCTGATATCCCTGGACCTTTCCTCCAATAAGATAAACCGTATCCGGCCTGGGGCCTTCTCGGGTCTAGGAGAACTCGTGAGCCTCAACCTTTCTGGAAATCTCCTGGGGGAGCTGCTGAGCCCCAGTTTCCAGGTCCTTTGTCCCACCTCCCTCCAGGCTCTGGACCTCAGCTCCAACCACATTGGTGCTATCCAATATGGTGCCCTGGATGGGCTGGTTGCCTTGGAAACACTGAGTTTGAGAGACAACGCCCTGACTCGGATACCATCAGTCAGGCTTCCAGGCCTAACTCTGGTGTTGCTAAGCCAGAATCGCATCTCAGATGTTTACGGCCTCTCCTCTTTCTCGCCCCGCACCACCTTCCTAGACCTTTCTGGCAACCGATTGACAGACCTCGGGTCCCTGTGGGAGATCCTTGAGCTACGCTCCCTACGGTACCTCTTGCTGGGCAGAAATCGCCTCTCCCGTTGCTCACCATCCTACGCCAGCAGACAGGTGCCCGGGAAGGGGTTGCTTTACTTGGACCTCTCAGATAACGCCCTGGGTGGGGTGTGGAAGTCCGGACAGTGCAAAGACATCTTCCAGGGCCTGGGGCAACTTGAGTCCCTCAACCTGAGCAGAAACCACCTTTCTTCCCTTCCTAAAGACTTGTTCCAGGGCTTGACTGGCCTACATGCCTTGGATTTGTCATGGAACGATCTCAGAGGTCTTCAGAGTGGGGCTTTCTTGGGCCTCTCATATCTGAGAAGCCTGAATTTGCAGGGTAATAGCCTTgtgaccctctccccctccttcctggAGCCACTGACCTCGTTGGAGAGCATTGACCTATCGGAGGTGACATTTGTTTGCGACTGTGGCCTGAGGGAACTCTGGGATTGGATGGGGGCCACCAATGTCACAGTGCAACTGGGAGGTGGGACGGCCTCGTGCATGCTTCCCTCTCCGACGCTCCCTGAGCCACTGCTGGTAACCTACTTGCAGGAGAACTGTTAG